A single window of Zea mays cultivar B73 chromosome 10, Zm-B73-REFERENCE-NAM-5.0, whole genome shotgun sequence DNA harbors:
- the LOC541983 gene encoding polyamine oxidase 1 precursor translates to MSSSPSFGLLALAAVLLALNLAQHGSLAATVGPRVIVVGAGMSGISAAKRLSEAGITDLLILEATDHIGGRMHKTNFAGINVELGANWVEGVNGGKMNPIWPIVNSTLKLRNFRSDFDYLAQNVYKEDGGVYDEDYVQKRIELADSVEEMGEKLSATLHASGRDDMSILAMQRLNEHQPNGPATPVDMVVDYYKFDYEFAEPPRVTSLQNTVPLATFSDFGDDVYFVADQRGYEAVVYYLAGQYLKTDDKSGKIVDPRLQLNKVVREIKYSPGGVTVKTEDNSVYSADYVMVSASLGVLQSDLIQFKPKLPTWKVRAIYQFDMAVYTKIFLKFPRKFWPEGKGREFFLYASSRRGYYGVWQEFEKQYPDANVLLVTVTDEESRRIEQQSDEQTKAEIMQVLRKMFPGKDVPDATDILVPRWWSDRFYKGTFSNWPVGVNRYEYDQLRAPVGRVYFTGEHTSEHYNGYVHGAYLSGIDSAEILINCAQKKMCKYHVQGKYD, encoded by the exons ATGAGTTCCTCCCCGTCCTTTGGTCTCCTGGCCTTAGCAGCAGTACTCCTAGCACTGAACTTAGCACAACATGGCTCCCTCGCCGCAACCGTCGGCCCCAGGGTCATCGTCGTCGGCGCCGGCATGTCTG GGATCTCGGCGGCGAAGAGGCTGTCGGAGGCCGGGATAACCGACCTGCTGATTCTGGAAGCGACGGACCACATCGGCGGGCGGATGCACAAGACGAACTTCGCCGGCATCAACGTCGAGTTAGGCGCCAACTGGGTGGAGGGCGTGAACGGCGGCAAGATGAACCCCATCTGGCCCATCGTCAACTCCACCCTCAAGCTCCGCAACTTCCGCTCCGACTTCGACTACCTCGCTCAGAACGTCTACAAGGAGGA CGGTGGCGTCTACGATGAAGATTACGTCCAGAAGAGAATTGAACTGGCGGACAGCGTGGAAGAGATGGGGGAGAAGCTCTCTGCCACTTTGCACGCCAGTGGCAGAGACGACATGTCTATCCTTGCCATGCAGCGCCTCAACGAACA CCAGCCGAACGGGCCGGCGACGCCGGTGGACATGGTGGTGGACTACTACAAGTTCGACTACGAGTTCGCGGAGCCGCCGCGCGTGACCAGCCTGCAGAACACCGTGCCTCTCGCGACCTTCAGCGACTTCGGCGACGACGTCTACTTCGTCGCCGACCAGCGGGGCTACGAGGCCGTCGTCTACTACCTCGCCGGCCAGTACCTCAAGACCGACGATAAGTCTGGAAAGATCGTCGACCCGCGCCTGCAGCTCAACAAG GTGGTGCGAGAGATCAAGTATTCCCCGGGTGGCGTCACCGTCAAGACAGAGGACAACTCGGTGTACAGCGCAGACTACGTCATGGTTTCTGCGAGCCTGGGTGTCCTGCAATCCGATCTCATTCAGTTCAAGCCCAAGCTACCT ACATGGAAGGTTAGGGCGATCTACCAATTCGACATGGCCGTGTACACCAAGATCTTCCTCAAGTTCCCCAGGAAGTTCTGGCCTGAAGGGAAAGGAAGGGAGTTCTTCCTCTACGCCAGCAGCAGGAGAGGTTACTACGGAGTGTGGCAG GAGTTCGAGAAGCAGTACCCTGACGCCAATGTCCTCCTGGTCACCGTGACCGACGAGGAGTCGAGGCGCATCGAGCAGCAGTCGGACGAGCAGACCAAGGCGGAGATCATGCAGGTGCTGCGGAAGATGTTCCCCGGCAAGGACGTCCCGGACGCCACCGACATCCTTGTCCCGAGGTGGTGGTCCGACAGGTTCTACAAGGGCACCTTCTCCAACTGGCCAGTTGGCGTCAACCGCTACGAATACGACCAGCTTAGGGCACCGGTTGGGAGGGTATACTTCACCGGCGAGCACACCAGCGAGCACTACAATGGCTATGTCCATGGAGCCTATCTTTCAG GTATCGACTCCGCTGAAATTCTCATCAACTGCGCCCAGAAAAAGATGTGCAAGTACCATGTCCAGGGAAAGTATGACTAG